Sequence from the Kineosporia succinea genome:
GTCGGGAATCGACCTGTGTCTGCACATGATTCGCAAGGACCACGGTGCGGCCGTCGCGAACGACGTGGCCCGCGGCACCGTGGTACCCCCGCACCGCGACGGGGGCCAGGCTCAGTACGTCCGGCGCCCCGTGCCCGACCCGCAGATCTCCGGCACCGGCCGAGCACGCACATGGGCCCTCGACAACCTCCACCGGCCCATCACCCTGCGCGATCTCGCCTTTCAGGAGTCCACGAGCACCCGAACATTCACCCGGAGGTTCCGCGAGGAACTCGGAACGTCGCCCGCACAGTGGCTCATCCGGCAGCGGGTCGAGCGCGCCTGCGCCCTGCTCGAGCAGAGCGACCTCTCGGTCGACGACGTCGCGGCGGCGGCGGGCTTCGGATCCACCGCCTCCCTGCGTCTGCACCTGAACACTGAGCTGGGCGTGTCCCCCAGTTCCTACCGAGCCACCTTCCGGGGGCGGCCCGGGACGCATCAGGAGGTCAGCTCGGAACGGGCGGCCGCGGGCCGGTGATCGAGGAGGCCGTCGCTCTCGGCGTCCGGTCACCTGGAGAATCACTCACGCAGAGCGAGTCCCGCCGCGAAGGCCTTCACCTGCGGCTCGCCCCAGGTCAGAACGGGAGGGACCTGGATGAGGACGCTGATGCGCCCCTTGAGGCGGTAGGTGTAAACGGGAGACGCGGGCTTGAGCCGGACGAGTCGCGGCACGGGTGAAGCATCGTCGTCGGTCATGATCAGGCTGACGACCAGCGACCCGGAGCCGGCCTCGCCCGACGAGATGACGACCTTCTTGCCCTCGGCCCTCCGGGACGTCCACCCCTCAGGAACCAGAGCGACGGAGAGAGCGAGATGATCGTCCTGGCTCTGATTCTCGACCAGCGGGACGGGTCCGGTCGGCGAGGGCGCGATCGGTGGGCGAACGGCGGGATTGACGAGGGACGGCGCCGGGGCGACCACGGCGACGGCCGTTCCCCCGGCCGTCAGCAGGAGCCCGGCGGCAACGCCGATACGGACCGCCCGGCGCCGCCGGCGCAGTCGTCTGCCGTCGCGCATGATCCTCGCGATGGTGTCGGTGTCGAAGGACCGCGTCTGGCTCTGGTCGGCCAGGGCGTGGTGCAGGTCGTTCATGACCATCCTTCCGTCACTGCCTCGGGGGCGACCCGTAATTTGGCCAGGGCGCGCGAATTCGTGCTCTTGACGGTGCCGAGGCTGACCCTGAGGTGGGAGGCGGTCTGGGCCTCGCTGAGGTCGAAGTAGTGCCGCAGCATGACCACGGCCCGTTCCTGCGGTGAGAGCGTGGCCAGCAGCGAGATCACCCACCTCCGGTCGGTGACCTGGTGCGCCGGGTCGGGGGCGGTGACGGCGTCGGGCAGGTCGGCGAAGGCGTCCTCGCGGATGGGCCGGCGCCAACGGTCGCGCAGCAGATTGAGCAGGACGGTACGCGCGTAGGCGTGAGCACCCTCGCGCCGGACCTTGGGCCAGACCGCGTACGTGCGCACCAGGGTCGCCTGGGCCAGCTCCTCCGCGTCGAGCTGATCGCCGGTGATCAGGTATGCGGCCCGGACGAGCCAGGCCGAGCCGGACCGGGCGAACTCCACGAACTCCTCGTCGCCGCGCGCCATACCGTCCTCTGCCCGTTCCCCGCCGGCCCGGTGCCGGCCCCTTCCTGTACGTGCGGGGCCGCCGAAAGGTTGAGGCGCACCGGGCCCAACTTCCGCGCGTGGTTCCCCGTCTGCTCCCGTGCCACCGCGCGCCCCTCCCCCGGGGTGCGCCCGAATGACGGGAGACCAGCGTGCGTGCCCCCTTCGCCGTGTTCGTCGCCACCGGAGTGCTGGCCCTGAGCGCCTGTTCACCGGCGCACCAGCGAGCCCCGGTCCCCCCGGCGGCCGTGGCCGTCGCCGACGCCCCGGCACCGAGGCCCACACCGCGACCGACGAGGGCGATCACCTACGAGCACACCGGGCCCGGGACATGGCTCACCGCCCGCGGCCGTTCCCGGGTCGCGGGTTCGGGCGGGCCTGTACTGCGCTACCACGTCGCCGTCGAGCGCGGCATCACCGGCGTGAGCGCGAAGGCCTTCGCCGCGGACGTGGTGGCCATCCTGTCCGACGACCGCAGCTGGACCGGCGCCGGTGACGTGCGCCTGCAGCGGGTCGGGCCGGACCGGGCCGCCGACTTCACCATCCGCCTGACCACCCCGGGCACGCGGAACGAGCTGTGCGGAAGCGAGAACGGATACACCTCCTGCCGCATCGGGGACGACGTGGTGATCAACGTCGCCCGGTGGGCCCACGGCGCCGAGGCCTCCACGGCATCGCTGAAGGACTACCGGACCTACATGATCAACCACGAGACCGGCCACCGCCTCGGTCACGGCCACGACCGCTGCCCCGGCAGAGGCCGACTCGCACCGGTGATGCAGCAGCAGACCCTCGGCCTGCACGGCT
This genomic interval carries:
- a CDS encoding SigE family RNA polymerase sigma factor, whose product is MARGDEEFVEFARSGSAWLVRAAYLITGDQLDAEELAQATLVRTYAVWPKVRREGAHAYARTVLLNLLRDRWRRPIREDAFADLPDAVTAPDPAHQVTDRRWVISLLATLSPQERAVVMLRHYFDLSEAQTASHLRVSLGTVKSTNSRALAKLRVAPEAVTEGWS
- a CDS encoding DUF3152 domain-containing protein; amino-acid sequence: MRAPFAVFVATGVLALSACSPAHQRAPVPPAAVAVADAPAPRPTPRPTRAITYEHTGPGTWLTARGRSRVAGSGGPVLRYHVAVERGITGVSAKAFAADVVAILSDDRSWTGAGDVRLQRVGPDRAADFTIRLTTPGTRNELCGSENGYTSCRIGDDVVINVARWAHGAEASTASLKDYRTYMINHETGHRLGHGHDRCPGRGRLAPVMQQQTLGLHGCRPNSWPRAGGHVYDGPAGEYDDVIPTERSGRPAG